CTTAAATCTCCTTTCTTTCTTTGACATATTTAAATTTGCCTCTATGGTTTTATCTTGCTAAAAGATGGGGTACGATACCTGCGGTAAATGCTTGCCTATGGACAACTGCCAATTAAACTACTTTAGCTACAACTTTACAGAAATTGATAGCTTCATTCTATACTGTTGTGTTTGCTCTCAACTGAGCGAATGGCATCAATAACAATATTTGGTCGTTTTTGGGAATTGTATGACCATGAAAAGAAGGAGATTTTTTCTACTTTGCGATCGCCTATAGCAGGCGTGTACACCATCGCAAAGTACAAAACGGGTATTCGACCATAAAGCCAGTCAGGCTCTAAGGTAAGTAACCTTTTAGTTTAACTCACAGATTTCAACCATAAACTGACCGCGGCGGACTACTTATGGTTTCAGTCACAGTTTTCTCGCGCACAGGGTGTCGAGAAGGACAGGATATTTTTTAACTCGCAGATAGAAAAATTAGTTACTACAGGGAAATAAGCGTTAAACTTTCTTGAAGATGTCTGCTTTCTTTTGCCACATATAATCTAGAGTCTCTTGATAAATTCAATTCTGATGTTTATTCCGAATCGGCAATTGATGAAAAATTTTTCCCTAAAATTATTCCTTGATTCCAGATGAAATCGTCTATAAGGATGAGGCTTTTAGTTAAATACTCCGCTTCAATGTGACTGTATCAAAGTAAGTTTTTCATCTGTAACATCAACACAGTTTGGAGAATAGGCAAAAAATTTTACCAGTTTACGTTCGCTGACATATGACTAACACAGTAATTATTACAGGCGCATCGCAAGGAATTGGCAAAGCTACAGCATTACTATTTGCCAGACATAACTATAATGTTGTGCTGGCAGCTCGTCAACTTGAGCGTTTAGAAGCAACTGCTGCACAGATCCGGGAACTGGGACAAGAAGCGATCGCAATTGCTACAGATGTAAAAGATCCTATCCAAGCAAACAACTTAATCGAGAAGGCAATAGCTCATTTTGGTCAAGTGGATGTATTAATTAATAATGCAGGTATCTTTGGCTTGGGGCCTGTCGAAGATTTTAGCTTAGATGATTGGCATCAGATAATTGATACCAATTTGTGGGGCTACATCCATACTATTAATGCCATATTGCCCCATTTTTTAGAACGTCGCCAAGGAACCATTGTTAATGTCAGTTCTATTGGTGGTATAGAACCAATTCCTTACCAAATTCCTTACACAACCAGTAAGTACGCCATAACCGGCTTAACAAAATCTCTACACGCCGAGTTATCGCCTAAAGGCATTCATGTTAGCGGCATTTATCCCAGTTTTATCAGTACTCAACTGATGGAAAGAGCAATCTTTCGCGGTAAGGATGAGGAAACAGCTGAGGCGCGTTCGGAATTGGTAGATAAAGCCGTGCAAACTCCTGTGCTAGAAAAACCGGAAGATGTAGCTAAATCAATTTGGGATGCAGTCAAGAATCGGCGTTCTGATGTCATGGTAGGGACAGCAAACCTTTGGAAAGCAGTTTATCATTTGTCTCCTGCCTTAATGCAGTCCCTTTTTCGGCGCGTCTTTGGTATGAAAGAACGGAGTTAGTACGTTTTCAAAACTTCTTGCTTTACCTGTGACACTTGCTTGTGATTTGATAACTAAATTTGGAACTTGAAGCCTATAGTTTCGTTTAATTTAAGCTGCTGTAGTTTTTTATGAAACAGCGCTGGTTAATTCATGCAAAGTGTGGGGTTCGCTTTCCACAAAATTCTTATGCAATTGAGGATTTATTTGCTCCTCACGTTAGCCTTGGTTTAACGAAGAGGAGCAATGTTGATAACAAACTACTTGGTTGTCAAATGTCAAAACTAATATAGAGAACCACACAAAGCTTGTAGCTGAACTTCTGGTTGTCCAAAATGTTGTTGGCGACAAAGTAAAACTTGAGCCGATCGATAGCGATAGTAAAATCGATGGCTAAACCAGCCTAAGGGCGCACCAACAAGCAAACCGATCAATAAACCAGTTATTAAAAGAGGCAATGGATTACGTCTTTTTGGAGAAATATCTTGCCTTGGAGTAGTATTTTGTACCATTTTGAGTTCTTCACCTGCTCACCTTTCTTATAAAGAACAAAAAATCATGTGTATTGACTTCTCTCTGCGTACATAATTCAGTTAGTAGCAATGACAAGAATGCTATTGGCTGAAACCAAAATTTGCCATTCAGGCAATCCCCTAGAATTTAGATTCTGCGAGACTTTCGTAATTACGAATTGATGTAACACATGCAGGCGTTGCTCTAGTAGCTGAAGGTGTGGCTGTCGGTGCTTGGGCTACAAGGGCAATATTACCATTGGCAGTTTTAATTAAAGCTTGCGCTTCTACAATTTGTGAGGGATTCTCTCTAACCTTCGGATAACGGAAGTTCGGACTCGACGGAAAATGGGAAGA
The genomic region above belongs to Calothrix sp. NIES-2098 and contains:
- a CDS encoding oxidoreductase, translated to MTNTVIITGASQGIGKATALLFARHNYNVVLAARQLERLEATAAQIRELGQEAIAIATDVKDPIQANNLIEKAIAHFGQVDVLINNAGIFGLGPVEDFSLDDWHQIIDTNLWGYIHTINAILPHFLERRQGTIVNVSSIGGIEPIPYQIPYTTSKYAITGLTKSLHAELSPKGIHVSGIYPSFISTQLMERAIFRGKDEETAEARSELVDKAVQTPVLEKPEDVAKSIWDAVKNRRSDVMVGTANLWKAVYHLSPALMQSLFRRVFGMKERS